In Emcibacteraceae bacterium, a single window of DNA contains:
- a CDS encoding M48 family metalloprotease: MTNVTFAKERGLSILRDAEIEQIIRDITEPIFKAADLEPGAVDTYLLDDSTINAFVMGGQNVFINSGLLLAAQNTNQVVGVIAHETGHIKGGHLTRFSEGMSQMTAYSLMGLVLGVAAMAAGSADAGLALMMGGQQVGYRTLLRFSRTQESSADQSALTTLDKMGQSGRGLIEFFEILGDQDLVPERYQDPYASTHPLTSDRIERVEEKVKASPFYDVKTDPELEKKFFRLQAKLFGYVKPLHATLVKYPLSDQSVNARYARTFGYQRNKQIKLALAEIDSLINEFPDNPYFQETKGQILFEDGRVEESLVPYKKAVEILPSSTLIRMSYARSLISSENDRYLDEAISNLEIALKEEPNDSFGWKEASIAYHRKNDEAMTHYSTAQHFLLTGNIRGAMINAKKAVDLLPKNSPNWFKAQDIMMASQVNINDQERKQQEQEEKDKAERQKERNRS, from the coding sequence ATGACAAATGTTACTTTTGCAAAAGAACGTGGACTATCAATTTTACGGGATGCCGAAATTGAGCAGATTATCAGGGATATTACCGAACCGATTTTTAAGGCTGCCGATCTGGAGCCGGGTGCCGTTGACACATACCTGCTTGATGACAGCACAATTAATGCATTTGTCATGGGCGGACAGAATGTTTTTATAAATTCAGGCCTTTTACTCGCTGCACAAAATACTAACCAGGTTGTCGGGGTAATTGCCCACGAAACAGGGCATATTAAAGGCGGACACCTCACGAGATTCAGCGAAGGGATGTCCCAGATGACTGCATACAGTCTCATGGGATTGGTGCTCGGTGTCGCCGCCATGGCGGCGGGTTCTGCCGATGCCGGACTGGCCCTGATGATGGGCGGTCAACAGGTTGGCTACAGAACCCTTCTGCGTTTCAGCAGAACGCAGGAATCTTCTGCTGATCAGTCCGCTCTTACTACTCTTGATAAAATGGGGCAGTCAGGCAGAGGCCTTATTGAATTTTTTGAAATTCTGGGCGATCAGGACCTTGTTCCTGAGAGATATCAGGATCCTTATGCAAGCACTCATCCATTAACCTCGGATCGTATAGAACGCGTTGAGGAAAAAGTAAAAGCATCCCCATTTTATGATGTAAAAACAGACCCTGAACTGGAAAAGAAATTTTTCAGACTACAGGCTAAATTATTTGGTTATGTAAAACCCTTACATGCTACTTTGGTAAAATATCCCCTTAGCGACCAAAGCGTGAATGCTCGATATGCCCGAACATTCGGCTATCAAAGAAATAAGCAGATAAAACTGGCACTGGCTGAAATAGATTCTCTTATTAATGAGTTTCCCGATAATCCATACTTCCAAGAAACAAAAGGACAGATTTTATTTGAAGATGGGAGAGTGGAAGAATCGCTTGTACCCTATAAAAAAGCGGTTGAGATTTTACCGTCTTCAACCTTAATCCGTATGTCATATGCACGCTCCCTGATCAGCTCCGAGAATGACAGGTATCTCGATGAAGCAATTAGTAATCTTGAAATTGCACTGAAAGAAGAGCCAAATGACAGCTTTGGCTGGAAAGAAGCCTCTATTGCCTACCACAGGAAGAATGATGAAGCGATGACCCATTATTCAACGGCTCAACATTTTTTACTTACTGGTAATATTAGAGGGGCTATGATAAACGCTAAGAAAGCTGTTGATTTACTTCCTAAAAACTCTCCAAACTGGTTTAAAGCCCAGGATATTATGATGGCAAGTCAGGTAAATATAAACGACCAGGAAAGAAAGCAGCAGGAACAGGAAGAAAAAGATAAAGCAGAACGCCAAAAAGAAAGAAACAGGAGTTAG
- a CDS encoding Rne/Rng family ribonuclease, protein MSIRMLIDASHQEETRVAIVDGNRVEDFDYESSSKKQLKGSIYLAKVTRVEPSLQAAFVDYGGNRHGFLAFSEIHPDYYQIPVADREALIAEEAAANADLLEVEAKEQQEKPKKRRRRPRRRYSEGDAENHIENTEDENSASETADNVEIEDEEKTAEADALETDSQVADDNTEKQEVPDGNENDLAAKRNSRRKRSKTKAETTKADNVITEDVANEDNKAEEHNDDHDEAELMDDEFIENGDLAQESHEEVNAPSEEEEEERLRIKMAKRLRYKYKIQEVIKKNQIILIQVVKEERGNKGAALTTYLSLPGRYCVLMPNTLHGGGVSRKIANVKDRKKLKNILSELNMPKGHACIIRTAGSDRTKLEIKRDYDYLKRMWDAIRELTLKSIAPTQIYEEGNLIKRSIRDLYTRDISEIIVEGERGYKTAKNFMSMLMPSHAKKIHHYVDPIPLFQRYKVEAHLDSMYSPTAQLKSGGYIVINPTEALVSIDVNSGRATKEHNIEETALKTNLEAAEEIARQLKLRDMAGLVVIDFIDMEENRNNRAVERKMKDCLKADRARIQVGRISSFGLMEMSRQRLRVGVLESSTTPCPHCEGSGVLRSVESQSLHILRIIEEEGSRSNNSHFTVYLPSRIAIYLLNNKRENLISLEKRNNFSVSIAIDSDLTASAYRMDKSGKPSGTLQNRNDSLRLGHDVNTLIDVTEEDVSPKETNNEKSKRRRRRRKSSQNKNNSPANETDENSVQAEEDHDRPRRKRRSRRGRRRDFDHKPENNTEETDNKSDLAVSGETKTVTAEVTEKQETKEETKPKPKPRRNRKVQDDAETEKNTEQNIQVEDVSETVAAKVEEKPKPKRATRTRKKPVEEKTETSEEIPADKKPAKSTRKRTTKKTDAASKAETVTDKETGSNSDTTPVEVKPKKKGWWSR, encoded by the coding sequence ATGTCAATACGTATGTTAATCGACGCCTCCCACCAGGAAGAGACCCGTGTGGCCATCGTCGATGGAAATCGAGTGGAGGACTTTGACTATGAAAGTTCCTCTAAAAAACAATTAAAAGGCAGCATCTATCTAGCAAAAGTGACCCGTGTTGAACCGTCTCTGCAAGCCGCATTTGTGGATTACGGGGGAAATCGCCATGGATTTCTAGCCTTTAGTGAAATACATCCTGATTATTATCAAATCCCGGTTGCTGACCGTGAAGCTTTAATAGCGGAGGAAGCCGCTGCAAATGCTGATCTTCTGGAAGTTGAAGCAAAAGAACAACAGGAGAAGCCAAAAAAGAGAAGAAGACGCCCGCGCAGAAGGTACAGCGAAGGTGATGCAGAAAATCATATTGAAAATACAGAAGATGAAAATTCTGCTTCTGAAACTGCAGACAATGTCGAAATTGAAGATGAAGAAAAAACTGCCGAAGCAGACGCACTTGAGACTGACTCTCAGGTAGCAGATGACAATACTGAAAAGCAAGAAGTGCCGGACGGTAATGAAAATGATCTAGCTGCCAAGCGCAATTCCCGCAGAAAAAGATCTAAAACTAAAGCTGAAACGACAAAAGCTGATAATGTTATCACAGAAGACGTTGCGAATGAGGACAATAAAGCTGAAGAGCATAATGACGATCATGATGAAGCTGAACTTATGGATGATGAATTCATAGAAAATGGCGATTTGGCTCAGGAAAGCCACGAAGAAGTTAATGCTCCGTCCGAGGAAGAGGAAGAAGAACGTTTGCGCATTAAAATGGCAAAACGTCTGCGCTATAAATATAAAATTCAGGAAGTCATTAAGAAAAATCAGATTATTCTTATACAGGTTGTTAAAGAAGAACGAGGAAACAAAGGCGCTGCCCTCACGACTTATCTGTCGCTGCCAGGCCGTTATTGCGTCCTTATGCCAAACACACTTCACGGTGGTGGTGTCAGCCGCAAAATTGCCAATGTAAAAGACCGCAAAAAACTGAAAAATATTCTGTCAGAACTAAACATGCCAAAGGGTCATGCCTGTATCATCCGTACAGCAGGCAGTGACCGCACCAAGCTGGAAATTAAACGTGATTATGATTATTTAAAACGCATGTGGGATGCGATCAGGGAACTTACACTTAAATCAATTGCCCCAACGCAGATTTATGAAGAAGGCAACCTGATCAAACGCAGCATTCGTGATCTTTATACCAGAGATATTAGTGAAATAATTGTTGAAGGTGAAAGAGGATATAAAACGGCTAAAAATTTCATGAGCATGTTGATGCCCAGCCATGCCAAAAAAATCCACCATTATGTTGACCCTATCCCACTTTTTCAGCGCTATAAAGTGGAAGCTCATCTCGATTCCATGTATAGCCCGACAGCACAGCTTAAATCCGGGGGGTATATTGTCATTAACCCGACAGAAGCTCTGGTTTCGATTGACGTAAACTCAGGACGCGCAACAAAAGAACATAATATTGAGGAAACGGCCCTTAAAACGAACCTTGAAGCAGCGGAGGAGATTGCCCGCCAGTTAAAGTTGCGCGATATGGCCGGACTGGTTGTTATTGATTTTATCGATATGGAGGAAAACCGGAACAACCGTGCTGTTGAAAGAAAAATGAAAGACTGCCTAAAGGCAGATCGCGCCCGTATTCAGGTGGGACGGATCAGTTCTTTCGGTCTGATGGAAATGTCAAGGCAAAGACTAAGGGTTGGTGTGCTTGAATCCAGCACGACCCCCTGCCCGCACTGTGAAGGCAGCGGTGTATTAAGATCCGTTGAATCCCAAAGTCTTCATATATTAAGAATTATTGAGGAAGAAGGAAGCAGAAGTAATAATTCGCATTTTACTGTCTATCTCCCTTCCAGGATTGCCATTTATCTTCTTAATAATAAAAGAGAAAATCTGATCAGCCTTGAAAAACGAAATAACTTCAGCGTATCAATTGCAATTGATAGTGATCTGACTGCATCTGCCTACCGCATGGATAAATCAGGAAAGCCGTCCGGCACTCTGCAAAATAGGAATGACTCTTTAAGGCTGGGACACGATGTCAATACGCTGATTGATGTAACTGAAGAGGACGTCTCGCCTAAAGAAACAAACAACGAAAAATCAAAACGACGCAGAAGAAGAAGAAAATCTTCCCAAAATAAAAATAACTCTCCTGCAAACGAGACCGATGAAAATTCTGTTCAGGCTGAAGAAGACCACGATCGTCCACGCCGCAAGCGTCGTTCAAGACGGGGGAGAAGACGTGACTTTGATCATAAACCAGAAAATAATACTGAAGAAACTGACAATAAAAGTGACTTAGCTGTTTCCGGGGAAACGAAAACAGTAACGGCGGAGGTAACTGAAAAACAGGAAACGAAGGAAGAAACCAAACCAAAGCCAAAACCTCGCCGGAATAGAAAGGTCCAGGACGACGCTGAGACTGAAAAAAATACTGAGCAGAATATACAGGTAGAGGACGTTTCTGAAACTGTTGCCGCAAAAGTGGAAGAAAAGCCGAAACCTAAAAGGGCAACCCGAACTCGTAAAAAACCGGTTGAAGAAAAAACTGAGACAAGCGAAGAAATTCCGGCTGATAAAAAACCCGCGAAAAGCACCAGAAAAAGAACCACTAAAAAAACGGATGCTGCAAGTAAGGCAGAAACCGTTACTGATAAAGAAACTGGTTCTAATTCAGATACTACGCCAGTTGAAGTAAAACCAAAGAAAAAGGGCTGGTGGTCCAGATAA